CACCAGCAAACGGAAAAGTAGAAAGGGAAATTTCAATGCTAATTGAAGTTAGAACCCctctttaattttgtttaaaaaaaatcctcaagtATTTATGCAcctgtgtgttatttttacacAATGAATACATTGTGTAAGAATTCATTTATCTTCTTCAGTTTCAGAGTCCTGATATTGTTCATACTACctcactgtcatggcttactggcatgcttgaatagaacagagccgGCATTCATTTTGTTAGTAACACCTGTGGTTTTCCTGCTATGagaagtcaaaatgtctgctgttaaaAAGGCCTCTTTGCATCCACACCATAAGTAAGCTATAGGCATAATCTCCCAATACTATGTGTGAGAGTTTATCTGTCTGTATTTGAATGGATGTAGGTGTGAGGGAGCCTCCTGCCACAGGCCTGTCCACCTACCTGTCCTCTGTTCCCTGTAAACCCATCAACCACCCCAGAGCCAACAAGTACAGCTTCCACAACAGGTCAGCTGAAATCAACTCTATCATCATTTCATGGAGGCTTTACTCACCAGGTCAACCATTCAAGATACACATCAATACCTGACATCAAAACAGTTTAAAGTCATGTGTCTTCTTAATCGGGTTCTGTctttgaaacaggaagtgtccAACTCCTGGTTGCGATGGTTCAGGCCACGTAACCGGCCGTTTCACTGCCCATCACTGCATATCCGGCTGCCCGTTGGCTGAGCGTAACCAAGGCAGGCTGAAGGCCGAGCTGTCGGACTCAGAGTGCAAGAGGACCATCTTCTTTGGCCAGAGGACCAAGAAGACCCATTACCgtggcaggtgtgtgtgtgttggcctaCATATGCATGCTTGTTTGCCTTTGTCTCACATTGAtcttttcctctgttttcagAATTGGCCGTCCACCCAAATACAGGAAGAACCAGCAGAGAGACTTCCAGAGTGAGTTTTCTAAATGCACCATACATATCTGTCTTTGATGAGAGCATTTTAATCTGCAGCTTCAGGGGTGACTGCCTGTAAAACCTGTCCTGATGTGCAACACAGTCTGCTCTGCAGTCAACTCATGTTTGACTTAAAAATGGTTAGATTGGGAAACAGGTTAACAAAGGTTTAGTTATaagcctttttcacagcagacattttgacttgtgtTAGCAGGGAAAGCACAGCTGGGATGAATACtattaaaagaatagtttgtAACATTTAGAGGGATTTGTtggcagaaatgaaatataatattaataactatgttttcattaaagtATAAACACCTGAAACATGgaattaatgtattttcatttaccTTAGAATGAGGCGTTTATATCTACACACGGATCAGGTTCTCTTCACCATATCCGCAATGTTTTACCCCCATGTTTCTAGAGTAGCCCAGAGTGGACAAACCCAACAGACTCTAGAGCGAGCCGTAGTGGCCTGAAGAAAGAAGGGGTGAGCGGAGGACTATTCAGTTGGATGAACCACACAACTAGATGCCACTCAATCATatacactgctcctttaatgaTGGTACCATTTAAAGATGGCACTATATATgatgtgtcaaaatgtctgctgtaaaaaagaCTTGTTGGCAGTGTCAATCTAAAATATTAGTCCATGTGATCATAAATCAACATATCTTTGGTGTGCGTTTGTCCTCAGACATGTCTTCAGAGGGCGTGTATCCGTCACTGTTCATGTCTGCTCTGAGCAGCCAGTCGGACAGgactctgtctctgtgctggGAGCAGCACTGTAAGCTGCTGCCAGGCGTTCAGGGCATTCACGCCAGCCAGGTGGCAGCATGGAACGTTGAAGAGGTAAGCGAACATAATCACTTATCTACATATTCATTTATTCCCTGTCTGGTTGGGTTATTTGAAATTTGTTGTATACGTACCTCAGGTCTTCAGGTTTGTCCAGAATCTAATCGGCTGTGAAGAACAGGCTCGTCTCTTCAAAGAAGAGGTGAGACCACCAAGTGTATGTGAATGAAGTATTAGGTTAATGCACATTTGCTATACACCTTTTCAAATGTGAACAGTCCTTCGCAGTATTGACTGTCATGTTACCCTGTAAAAACTCATATTACACGTAAAAACAACAGTCTTTTAAACgaatagtttgtgttttttgaagtgGTGTTGTAAAGTCTAAATCAGTTAAGGTTGACGTTGTATTTAGAATACTTTCACTGCTTGCAGACAAAATCATCTTTAGAAAACTATAATAAGTATAGTGTCAGAAGTAACCATTGAGTTGAGAGAACACCTCTGATCATCTATTTTATTATAAAGATGGTTCTGTTTTGAATTTGATGTACCATGTGAACCCATGGCAGAAAGAAACTATTCTTTCCTGACCCGTCATGTCCAGTCGCATCACCACTGTTGTGTCTGCGTCTCCCTTAGATGATTGACGGGGAGGCCTTCCTGCTGCTGACCCAGACCGACATTGTGAAGATCATGAGCATCAAGCTAGGCCCCGCCCTCAAGATCTCCAACGCCATTATCATGTTCAAGAGCACAGACGAGGTACTCAAGTGATCCCGTCCCTCACCTGACCTGTGGCGTCGGGTCGTCGATCATCGTGTGCTAAATTCATTCTGTTGCAGGGAAAAGACCCTGACccctttttttcatgtgtttggtGTCCTGTACCcatcagagagagggaggggggagggggtggggagGTCCGATCAGGGTTTGAAGAGGaagggaaataaagaaatacagatatattttttggggAGTAAGGTCTTAAAGATGATGGACTAATTGGTACGGAGGTGGGTGTGAGGAGGGTGATGGATGTGGGGTGGAGCATCAGGAGCTTTTACAGTTTGGTGGTTTTACCGCCTAAACCTCACTGGCAGTGTTTCACATCCGTTACGATCTGCCAGTCTATGGTTTGCCTAGTCATTTCCAACCACCTGTTTTTAATGCTGAGTTTTAATTTGTGCATTAGAAGCCTGGGTGGGAATTGTAGAATTCAaatcaaaaatcacatttagtgAAAAAAATCTAAGCTGAGGTTTTGGGGGGAAATGTGGCCAAAAAGAGGAGTTAAATGCAGTAAACGAGGCTGGTCAGTGAGGCTCATACAAGCCTCACGTTTTGtgcaataaaaaagacagaagtaCTGTATTTGGTAACACTTAATGTTACAGCTCCTTTATGTTATCAGACTGCTCTGTAAAAGAATAGGatggaaattaaataaatatgctgTGTTGTTCAGACTGTTGGGAAAaggtttctatttttttcatgaagtattaagtcatttgtgttttaaattctCGACATTGTACTTTCTCATTGCACCATTAATGTGAAAACTCATGTGATGCAGGAgctgtgatttaaaatgtttccctcTTATATGGAATCTGAGTCAGAGAACAGAAacaacacagtgtttttatatCTATATGCAAAGAACTgacattatttgttttgcaattCTTAATAGATGAAAAGGACACTTTTAGCACAACTGTGAAACCCAAATGGATTTTACACAATGATGTTGCCACACTTGGTCAGAAGAGAGTGCAAACATTTTTGTTCTATAAACCTAGATTTGGTTTAAAGTCAATGGATATCTCTGCAGTTTACATGTGATGGAAACAACATTCAAAGTGTGTTCTGccaaatgtttacattatttgtcagaattggtttaaaaaacactgtCCGGCTTTGATATTGTGAGATAAAAGATGATTTACCGGAATGTTTTAAGGGCTCTTGGaatctttcttctttgtgtgtctctctggtggGATTTGTGTgttcgagtgtgtgtgtgtgtgtgtgtgtgtgtgtgtgtgtgtgtgtgtgtgtgtgtgtgtgtgcgtgcgtgtgtgtgtgtgtgtgcacgtgtcaAGATATTCTTGGGTCACAAATGTCATACAATCCATATGAATTAATAAACATCCAAAGCTGTCTTGTCTGATGAAAGACGctgcctcttttcttttctgaaggATCACACATACTTGCATTTCCTGTGCTTGTgcagctgtgttgtgtgtgtgtagtgctaTTGACTATAAACTTAGTCTGCTGACATCACATCCCCTTATTGACATCCATATTCTCGTCAACAGTTGGCTGTGGTGGTGACAACTCCTTCACGCCCTTCCTGCTCTCGATGCTTATCTTCTTGTTCTCTGGCAGAGACCAGGAACAAGTTGAATGGAGGATGTTGAGGAGACCTGAGACCCTCTGGCTCTcttgctttcaaaataaaagtatgctCATTTGGGAGAGTGGAAAAtgcttaaatgttttaaaagtccCCCTTCATTCAAAATGGGATTTGCTTATTGTGtccttatttgtatttcttagATCACTGTGCAGTGTGATGCatgtgcagagtttgacactAAAAGGCtcttttccatccatccactgAAGAAAGTCAGCTTAAAGGTTCTACACATGGGATTCAGAGCATCATTATAGTGTgctgtctacctgagcagagactACTCCGCTCGTGCATtcattttagtgcatgtgagcttCTCTGTTGTGTCCCATGTCTAGGCGATGGCTTCCCTTGGCGCTCTGCTCATCCAGTAGTATCTGCTGATAACATCCACCCAACCCACCCAACCCACCCTCCAGCCCCCCTAAGGTTACCCCGGTGAGATCTGTCAGCAGCTTTGCCTTTGTATTCGCTGTTAGCCCCGTTTGCTGCTAGTATCTGGATCATTATTTTAGTAAGAAAtaagattaaaatgtattttattaatagTAAAGAGAAAATACTGAAGTGGAACGCTGctcatttaaaatgacagaaaacagatgtCTATGTTTGTGCAAAAGTTTATCCAGATTCTTACTAAATCCATTAAGATCTATTAGAAATGTGTCATCTCAACTAAATCCtggaaaaacataataatcatGTTCCCCAAAATATTGGACAATTTATTTAGTACAGTGCTGAGTAAACGAATGCTATTGTCAAGAAAGAtagatattacattacattacattagataTGAGCATTATTTATCCAAAAATAGCTTATTGCTAATTATAATCCTAAAATATAGATAAATgcccaaaataattaaataggcTTCAGTAGGCTACtcgtcttattttgaaaacgaACTGCAGAATCCGGAACTAAAGTCTGGACAGAAACCCTCtctactctcacacacacacacacacacacacacacacacacacacacacacacacacacacacacacacacacacacaggatttgAAGCCTAGCCCCGCCTCTTTTTAAAACCCTAACTTTTCATTAATGATTCACTCTCAGACGACCTTCCTTCATGAGCGTAAACAATGAAGAACTGACCTCAGATCAGCTGTCAGCCTCTCCTGagacctcctcttctcctcacaCAGGTGTAGATCTACACAGGTGAGCACAGgaccttcctcttctcctcacaCAGGTGTAGATCTACACAGGTGAGCACAGGaccttctcttctcctcacaCAGGTGTAGATCTACACAGGTGAGCACAGGaccttctcttctcctcacaCAGGTGTAGATCTACACAGGTGAGCTCGCTGTTCCTTCACTGGTTCTCTCTGATAACAGATCATCTGTCGAGCGCCTGTTTGTTTGTCAATGACATCGATTCTTTTCTATTTTGGGGGATAGAACATGTGTCAGGATATTTGTAGCTTCTTACTTTTCTCCTCATCCGCATTGTATTGTTCTTGTTCAGCTGATTAGCTAATAAGCTTATTGTGCTGCTTATACTAATATAATAATCCTTCAACACAAGATAACTAAAATACGACCTCAAGTTATTGACCTCCCGTGATATCACTATTAGTCTGTTCAGGCTGTCTAGTTCATTTTAGTGGTCTTTGAATCTGTGCTTATTTAATGAGTTACTTCCTTCTTTCTTAATGAAAATTCATAATATTGGCACAATAGTTAACTAAATAATGagttaatgtttagttttagGAAAGTCATATTGTGGGATACCTTGCCTATTATGGGTCTGTTGTGTCAGGGTTATTGCCGGTTATTGGTGGTTCAAAGTCTCTTATCTCTTCAGAGtaatgaacacaaaataaaataaagccttACTTGTTGTGGaagatttaacaaaaacatatcaaTTGTGCATGATGATTTTAACGTGCAGACATGTCCTCTTTGTATCCCTCTTTGACGGTATTTGTCAATGAGGTCTCAGATCAGTTTGTCAGGCTATTCAAATGGTggattatatttattgtatcttGCAATAAGTCACTTATCCAACCTGCAAAAGAAAAGCTGAGAATGCTttgcatatgtatatattgcATATTCTATTCACGCTTTTGATTGAACTACATGTAGATGAAGTCCAGCTTTGCCCTGTTTCCTATTTAATATGTCAATCACATGTGACTTCATGTAGATTAATGTGGGAACACTGTCATAAACATGGGTACAGCCTGGTAAAAAAACCAAtgtcaaataatataaatgcaCTGCAGACTGAGATGCCTTAACTAATGGAGACTTTTCTTAGGGAACAGACGATAGTTAACAATAACATGTAGATTTATTTACAACGGGGGGAATAAAGAGTTGGAGCACAGCTTTGGGTTTgagtaataaaatgtttagtCCATAATTTGTTGGAAAgcttaaatgtcaaatttggCTCCTTCATCATCTTGAGATAGATAATAGCTATAAATAGATGCCCTGAAGCTCCTgaaggaattttttttattatggggGACtttagtttagtgtgtgtgtgtgtgtgtgtgtgtgtgtgtgtgtgtgtgtgtgtgtgtgtgtgtgtgtgtgtgtgtgtgtgtgtgtgtgtgtgtgtgtgtgtgtgtgtgtgtgtgtgtgtgtgtgtgtgtgtgtgtgtgtgacctttgtCAGATATGAGAATGACACAACAATATTTACAATGTAAACATGAATACAGTGACACAACAATATTTacaatgtaaacatgttcactgatacacaccacacacacacacacacacacacacacacacacacacacacacacacacacacacacatatagagaaTATATACACAATGTTCTTCATTGTGATTCTGTTGTTCCAGCATCTTGTTACTTACAAACCAGAACAACCAGCTCATCTGGATCTTTAGGTTGTCATACTGAGGTCAGCAGTTGattaggacacacacacacacacacacacacacacacacacacacacacacacacacacacacacacacacacacacacacacacacacacacacactgagtccaGGCTCGTGAGAACAAATCGTATCTGTGAAATGAGAAAAGGCTGAAGAGATAAAGGTTCACCAACACAGTTGCATCCTGCACAGCTGATGACCTCATGACCCTCACCATCTCCTCTCACAGGTCTGTCAAACACTGATGCTGGATCAGTGGGAGTGGAATAGATGATAATGGCCATGGCAAACTGTAATGTAAGTGTATTTATGTTTGCATTATGCTTTTTCATTTTGGGCAATGTGACAGAGGTTCTGCCTGCAGCCAATGCAGCTTGAACTCTACTTTCaagaaattaattttaataaatgtctctGAGACTATTTTTATAAGCGATACATCCAGGAGATCTGGGTCGAAAGTGGATGTTGTGTCAGGATTTCTCCAGCGCCAAAAACAAATTCCTCAATGCATTAGATATATCACAAGGATGATCTCAAACAGTGGAATCTTTTCATCAGATGTTCTGTATTTACACAGTGATCATGCAATGAGAGGAAATGTGACTCAGATCctcgtgtttttattttaaggctgaCATTTTCCCTTTTGGTGCCACTGTGTTTGTAAGCAGTTTATGGCGACAAAAACAATGACTGTTGCTGTTAATAGAGAATGGATGATTTTTCTCTCCTAGCCAGTTTTTCTCCCAGCTACGTCAGCTAATATGTCTGAAATCTTTAAAGCCTAAACTGATTCGTCTAAGTTTTGCTTTAAAATCTGCAGTAGGCAAAGAGATTTTCACAAAAGTTGTAAAAGttgttaaaagaaaactgaTGTTTAACCTGCTAGTTAGAGGAGTAACATGCTTGTGTCTGTCCCATCATCATGCTAATGCTCAGTCAGGTTGTTGGCCAACCAGAATAGGACAGAAGAAGATAGTTTAAGGGATGCTGATGTTGAATTGTGCAAGTGATTGAAAGcaactgtttttaaattaatgcaatctaatctttctttttttgacttttttgtgttgttttttgtcctcCAGTTGCGGTcaccatcctcctctcctcatgaTGAGGTCAACCTGGGACCTTCAGCAAACCCTCAGTCAGTAGCTCTGCTCTCACTAACCAGCATGTCTTTATACTCACAGAAAGGATATACAGCTCCTAACCCAGTAAAAATAAACTTGCATTATTGTCTTTgctaaaagtgtattttcagtgATCTCGATTAgatattttctgaaaatattgaACGGCCACTGTTAAGGGTCAATTTTaataaatttgtgtttgttttttgccgGCTGCTTTTCTACCATTATACCAATATAGTCCTCCAGAGGTTATTATGTAATTCTGTCACCATTTAATAGACCACTCTCGTTCTTGTTTCAGTGCCAGGCCCACTGACTTTGACTTCTTGACCGTCATTGGCAAAGGGACCTTTGGAAAGGTAACACTGAGACAATTACTTATTTATCTGTCTTTCTCCTTATTGTTGAATACATatcctgtgtttttcttccagtaGTTTCCTGCAACTTATTCACCAGCAGCGAGTGAAGTGGTTTAAACTAGTCTAGGTCTCTGTGACACCATGGTGACGTTAACAATGAGAGACCCTGTTGCAGGTATTAATGGTGGGTGGTATAGATTATTGGGACTCTCAGTTGTACTCTCAATTGGCAGCAGCTGACCTTTttagacagaggagagagagatagtgagcTGTTGCTGACTTTGCAGTATACCTGCTGACTGCTGTCAGATCACAATGTGCTGCCTGCTTCATGAATCATTAACTTTAGAGTCCACTGAGGCCTCTTAAGGTTAACCTGAACATCATACACTCAGAAGTGTTTCATATAAGGCGTATTCCTTGTGTACTAAACTTTTAATGTGATCCCTTTCTTTGCCTGTAGGATTGTATTTCtacatttaaagtaatgttaatagtgtttttGTTCACTGTAGGTCAATGTCAGACCTTGTATCGACACACTTCTCAGATTTCTCAGTATCATCTGTTTCCACAGATCACATATCTGTGATGTTTTCTCAGAGGGGCTTGATGTAATGGCGTGACAGCGCTGTGTGTCGAGATGATGGCGCAGTCTGTTTActaaacaaacactgacaaacaaaccTTCATGCAGGTCCTGCTCGCCAAGCTCAAAGCCGACAACAAGTTCTACGCCGTCAAAGTTCTGCAGAAGAAAGTCATCCTCAAGAAAAAAGAGGTGGGCTAGTTTCCTTTATGAACTCAGCCTCCACACTAACACAAACCAAACCTCACTTAAAACTGATTAAGTAGAATTTCGTTTTtcagagacacatttttaaattcaaatcacCTCGAAGCAACACATTTTgaacaataataacacaatgTTGCCTTCAAGCATATGAACTAATTCAAACTTACCAACAAACATATATTATGTCTAAAGTGATTAAGCAGACATGGTTTTTAGAGATCACTACCAGgaagtcaaaatatataaatatattataaattacaCAGTACTCCAATTTGCTGGGCTAAAGTTTATGAAGATGGAAAATAGCTTGTTGAGCCAAGAGggaaatgtgtgtatgtgtgctttgtTATTAGTAAACAGTGTTTTAACCCGGCAACAtgatctcttatcttatctacaATTCTGTACAAAGAGCAAATTTTACAACTCCCAGAAAATCACTGGAACCACTTCTTTGTTCTTGCCTGACAACACATTGATTATATCTGATCAAACCTTTCCTCCTTTGATTGGTTTGCTTCTGCTTAAGTTAgagtgtttaatgtttttgagaAAGGAAACGAtagatctgtttttttcttctctttaagTCTTTCTGTAACTTTctgaaatttaaatttagaCATCTGCTGTCCAGGTCCTAGAAAACTGATAAATATGGTGACGTTTCCTTCATTAACAAAGATTCAGTGTTTCCATCAGACAAGAAGAGAATctgaaacagcatttaaacaattattacacatttaaaactctCAGTTGAAGACCCAtacacaataccaggaccctgaaatcaaagctgctataaaaaaatcataaatcattaacttcattatttacacctgtaCTCTTTATTACTATGAAAgctcaaaatgtcttctgtgaaaaaagGCCTATTGACCTGGACCCCACAAACATAAAGAGATATATTTGTGTACACAGTGCTAATgtcaatgaaaatgtgttttctgtatgattggtgtattttcatttaattaagtCATCACTGTCTCACTCTGATGTCTTCTCTCTTTAGCAAAAGAACATTATGGCAGAGAGAAATGTTCTGCTGAAGAGTCTGCAACATCCCTTTCTGGTTCGGCTCCACTACTCCTTCCAGACTCCAGAGAAGCTCTACTTCGTCCTCGACTACGTGAATGGGGGAGAGGTATGTGtctaaaactaaataaatagtgaaaaaaacatgattatcaTATTTCCTCAAATAAGAAGAACAGCAGAAAATAACAGGCTTTTATTTGAAGCAGGCTTATATATTAGAGGCAGGcctttatttctatttccctctgttttttatgtataattGGTCATATTTTGGTGCAAAAGCTAATTCTCGCTTGACTTGTTAAAGATTACGCTGCTGTTACTGTTCACATCAAAATCCCTCTCACACTTGTGCATTACTATAAACTACATGTGGCtgagacacacatacacccgCAGTGACTGAAATACCAGAAGGCAATACTACTTCAGATGTGTAGCTTAATCCAGAAAAACGAAGTGTTGAAAATAACATGATTACCAGTATATTggtgtatttattaaattaaaggtGTAGAAATGTACACAGGCACTAAGAGTTTATCCAGACTTATTTTTTACCCTGGCTTTATTTGTGGCAGGCCTTTTATATTTTCGTGTCGATCAGGCCTCCTGCCGTTATCGCAGTACATAACGTAAGAGTGAGACCTGGTTTAGCATCGTATCGCATTATTCCTGTTACAATGTCCAAATAAGTAATCCTTTATttacacataataataaaatcagaCACAGCTAGTTGGCGACAGTAGAAGAAATGTTTTGAACACAGAAGCATTGCTGTGCTTTTGTGCTCGTGTGCAGATGATCGAGCGTGTGACAACAGATCCTAGTTGACATGGTAGATGTTTGGTTTTGGATGTTTGGAAAATGATAACTCCCCATACTTCCCTGGGTTTCTCATGTTTCTTCATCCCTCAGTTCTCTGGCCTCCTCTAACAACTTAATGTCATTTCGATTTCTCCCTCCATCTACTCCATACTCCGTCTATCTGTTCATCcaacttctttctctctttccgtAGTTGTTCTTTCACCTGCAAAGAGAGAGGTGTTTCTCAGAGCCCAGAGCACGTTTCTACGCAGCCGAGGTAGCGAGTGCCATCGGCTATCTTCACTCTCTCAACATCGTTTACAGGTcagaacatttattaaaatactcTTATGAGAGTTGGCCTGAATCATTATCTATTGCACTGAAACGGCAGTGACACAAAACagtaaatttacaaaaaatgatcTGTCATGACAATCCTCTCATTCTTGTCTGTTGCAGAGATCTGAAGCCAGAGAATATTCTTTTAGACTCTCAGGTGAGTCCAATtccacacatttgttttttgtaaacttCAACTCCTCTATACCTTTTAGACTTTATTGAattgcattatttattgttgtgtgCAGGGCCACGTGGTGCTGACAGATTTTGGGCTTTGCAAAGAAGGTGTGGAACCGGAGGGCACCACCTCAACTTTCTGTGGAACTCCAGAAGTAAGtaaagaatatacatatataaggGAAAAGGACATTAGATGACTTATCTGTCATTCAACATACAACTGtatataatacatgtttttttattctaaattaaCAGATGACAACTCAACAGTGACATCAATTTTACTTTATTGTCTCCTGACTAAGAAGATTTGTCTTTCAACCTAGTTAGAAAAAACGGTTGTAGGAAGAGGATTTGTCcatgtcctctttttttctgctctttttcatctgtttctctgtctgcagtATTTGGCACCAGAGGTTCTTCGTAAGGAAGCGTATGACAGGACAGTGGACTGGTGGTGTCTGGGAGCAGTGACCTATGAGATGATCTACAGCCTGGTATGTGAGTTTGCGTGTGGCTGATTTTTTTCTACGGTTAACCTTTTGGGAAGCATCTTCATGTTAGCATCTTCAGACTAGACAATACAGTATATCTTTAGGGCgaggttgacattttaatttgaggGTGGGGCTAAAGTAAATCTCAGTGTCCAAATAAGAACAGGTTCAGCCTCTAGGAACTATGACCACGTGCTTAGTACATTCCATTGTGACCTGTCAgattttgatgtattttatgtaC
The sequence above is a segment of the Anoplopoma fimbria isolate UVic2021 breed Golden Eagle Sablefish chromosome 12, Afim_UVic_2022, whole genome shotgun sequence genome. Coding sequences within it:
- the sgk2a gene encoding serine/threonine-protein kinase Sgk2: MIMAMANCNLRSPSSSPHDEVNLGPSANPHARPTDFDFLTVIGKGTFGKVLLAKLKADNKFYAVKVLQKKVILKKKEQKNIMAERNVLLKSLQHPFLVRLHYSFQTPEKLYFVLDYVNGGELFFHLQRERCFSEPRARFYAAEVASAIGYLHSLNIVYRDLKPENILLDSQGHVVLTDFGLCKEGVEPEGTTSTFCGTPEYLAPEVLRKEAYDRTVDWWCLGAVTYEMIYSLPPFYSRDVGEMYDGILHKPLPLPPGKSDAVCSLLVGLLQKDQHRRLGAIADFLEIKNHTFFSPINWDDLYHKRITPPYNPNVRGPADTQHIDPEFTREMVPNSVSRSPELNAGSSSYNAFNGFSFVGTDDSFL